Proteins encoded together in one Microcebus murinus isolate Inina chromosome 16, M.murinus_Inina_mat1.0, whole genome shotgun sequence window:
- the LHB gene encoding lutropin subunit beta produces the protein MWYLREWEDKGSGRRSQAGSEALVLSQGLLLWLLLSMGGAWASRGPLRPLCRPINATLAAENEACPICITFTTSICAGYCPSMVRVLPAALPPVPQPVCTYRELRFASIRLPGCPPGVDPMVSFPVALSCHCGACRLSSSDCGGPRAQPFACDHPHLPSLLLL, from the exons ATGTGGTATCTTAGGGAATGGGAGGATAAGGGCTCAGGGCGGAGGTCTCAGGCAGGATCTGAGGCACTGGTCTTGTCCCAGGGGctgctgctgtggctgctgctgaGCATGGGTGGGGCGTGGGCGTCCAGGGGGCCACTGCGGCCGCTGTGCCGGCCCATCAACGCCACCCTGGCTGCCGAGAACGAGGCCTGCCCCATCTGCATCACCTTCACCACCAGCATCTGCGCCGGCTACTGCCCCAGCATG GTGCGGGTGCTGCCAGCCGCCCTGCCCCCCGTGCCGCAGCCGGTGTGCACCTACCGTGAGCTGCGCTTCGCCTCCATCCGGCTCCCCGGCTGCCCGCCTGGCGTGGACCCCATGGTCTCCTTCCCCGTGGCCCTCAGCTGTCACTGTGGGGCCTGCCGCCTCAGCAGCTCTGACTGCGGGGGTCCCAGAGCCCAACCCTTTGCCTGTGACCACCCCCATCTCCCAAGCCTCCTGCTCCTCTAA